From the Pedobacter cryoconitis genome, one window contains:
- a CDS encoding type II toxin-antitoxin system HigB family toxin: protein MRVIAIKTLKDYIAEFHQAEQALLSWHEEAALASWNNPNELKAQYKNASILNEKRVVFNIHGNTYRLIVDIEYRLKIVFVVWFGLHKQYDKINAKTISYVKTN, encoded by the coding sequence ATGCGGGTTATAGCAATAAAAACACTGAAAGATTACATTGCCGAGTTTCATCAGGCAGAGCAAGCTTTATTAAGTTGGCATGAAGAAGCAGCCCTGGCTTCATGGAATAATCCCAATGAACTAAAGGCTCAATACAAAAATGCCTCTATACTAAATGAAAAGCGGGTTGTGTTTAATATCCACGGTAATACCTATCGCTTGATCGTTGATATAGAGTACCGTTTAAAAATTGTGTTTGTTGTTTGGTTTGGCTTGCATAAACAATACGATAAAATAAATGCTAAAACAATAAGTTATGTTAAAACCAATTAG
- a CDS encoding sulfite exporter TauE/SafE family protein encodes MSSSSSENQITQKEGVSFAKETSTLSSAALTVRDGRYWKKIAGRCLFALGFMIIGHLIASFYPLINLIDAFKAFAKTLDLDAAFGWMLLAGFVAQMVDGALGMGYGVISTTVLLSTGLNPAAISGSIHTAEMFSSGASGFSHYKFGNINKKLFKTLLLPGVLGAIIGAGLLSFLGESYGNWLRPALSVYTLFLGLRILLNAFRKKNESRKVKHAGWLAGAGGFLDSFGGGGWGPLVTSTLIAKGKTPRYIIGTVSLTEFFVTLASALTFFIILGTSHIQTIAGLIIGGLIAAPIAARFAGKLNTKTILIAVGTLVIVSSVRTIYKTVVGF; translated from the coding sequence ATGTCGTCGTCCTCTTCAGAAAATCAAATCACACAAAAGGAAGGAGTTTCCTTCGCTAAAGAAACTTCAACCCTATCTTCTGCTGCGCTTACTGTCCGTGATGGCAGGTATTGGAAGAAAATTGCCGGCCGGTGTTTGTTTGCTTTAGGTTTCATGATTATCGGGCATCTGATCGCTTCATTTTATCCTTTGATCAATCTTATAGATGCTTTTAAGGCTTTCGCTAAAACACTTGATCTGGATGCCGCATTTGGATGGATGTTACTGGCCGGATTTGTAGCGCAAATGGTCGATGGGGCTTTGGGCATGGGATATGGAGTGATTTCTACCACAGTTTTATTGTCTACCGGGCTTAATCCTGCTGCAATTAGTGGAAGTATCCATACGGCAGAAATGTTTTCCAGCGGTGCTTCTGGTTTCAGTCATTACAAGTTTGGAAATATCAATAAAAAGCTTTTTAAGACTTTGTTATTGCCTGGAGTTTTAGGGGCGATTATTGGTGCTGGGTTACTTTCTTTTCTGGGTGAATCTTATGGAAACTGGCTCAGGCCAGCACTATCTGTTTATACTTTGTTTCTTGGATTAAGGATATTATTAAATGCTTTCAGGAAAAAGAATGAATCCAGAAAGGTGAAACATGCTGGCTGGTTAGCAGGGGCTGGTGGTTTTCTGGACTCCTTTGGTGGTGGTGGATGGGGGCCTTTGGTGACCAGTACATTGATTGCAAAGGGTAAAACTCCACGTTATATTATAGGTACGGTCAGTTTAACTGAGTTTTTTGTTACGCTGGCCAGTGCGTTGACTTTCTTCATTATTTTGGGTACGAGCCATATTCAGACTATCGCTGGTTTAATTATCGGAGGACTGATCGCAGCGCCGATTGCAGCAAGGTTTGCGGGGAAATTAAATACGAAGACAATCCTGATTGCAGTTGGAACGCTGGTTATTGTTTCCAGCGTACGTACTATTTACAAAACCGTAGTTGGCTTTTAA
- a CDS encoding alginate lyase family protein, producing the protein MKNKFFYMILAVLYGQLSFAQTPKLFLINADQLKAKKEAYQQKDKAIKPLVDQVVRKADGFLTAKPKSVMDKSSTPPSGSKHDYMSQAPYFWPDPSKADGTPYIRKDGERNPAIHQITDAVFLHNLTEQCQFLSLAYYFTGQEKYALKASDLLNAWFIAPETKMNPNLNYAQAIPGVNDGRGIGIIESRSLVELADWMGLLASSKSITAKQTEDIKTWYKQYLDWMLTSKNGKDEHRSKNNHGTIYDTQIVSYALFTDQKELAKKTITASLERIAVQITPAGEQPLELARTKAYSYSTMNLNDGWFNLALLGKHAGVEVWNYQTSDGRSIHKALDWLIPYGMDQKAKDRKQIIPYNTSELYRLLTLAGTAYKNDAYFKQAEAIPKDKDTQLIDLLYKP; encoded by the coding sequence ATGAAGAACAAGTTTTTTTATATGATCCTCGCTGTTCTGTATGGACAGTTATCTTTCGCACAAACGCCAAAACTATTTCTAATCAATGCTGACCAGCTTAAAGCAAAGAAAGAAGCTTACCAGCAAAAAGATAAAGCAATTAAACCCCTGGTAGATCAGGTAGTTCGTAAGGCCGATGGTTTCCTGACCGCGAAGCCAAAATCTGTGATGGATAAATCATCAACTCCACCAAGCGGATCAAAACACGACTATATGAGCCAGGCGCCTTATTTCTGGCCTGATCCTTCCAAAGCTGACGGAACGCCCTATATCAGAAAAGACGGTGAACGTAATCCTGCTATTCATCAAATAACCGATGCGGTATTTCTGCATAATCTCACTGAACAATGTCAATTCTTATCCCTTGCCTATTACTTCACAGGTCAGGAAAAGTATGCTTTAAAAGCCAGTGACTTGCTAAATGCCTGGTTCATTGCACCCGAAACAAAAATGAACCCCAATCTGAATTACGCACAAGCCATACCGGGCGTAAACGATGGCAGGGGCATTGGTATTATTGAAAGTCGTTCCCTGGTTGAACTCGCAGACTGGATGGGACTTTTGGCCAGTTCAAAATCAATCACAGCCAAACAAACTGAAGACATTAAAACCTGGTATAAACAATACCTGGATTGGATGTTAACCAGTAAAAACGGGAAAGACGAACATAGATCCAAAAATAATCACGGTACTATTTACGATACGCAGATAGTATCTTATGCTTTATTTACAGACCAAAAAGAACTGGCAAAAAAGACCATAACTGCAAGTCTGGAAAGAATAGCAGTGCAGATTACACCAGCAGGTGAACAGCCGCTGGAACTTGCCAGAACAAAAGCTTATAGCTACAGTACAATGAACCTGAACGATGGCTGGTTTAACCTTGCCCTATTAGGAAAACATGCTGGCGTTGAGGTATGGAACTATCAGACTTCAGATGGAAGAAGCATACACAAAGCACTGGATTGGTTAATTCCATACGGTATGGATCAAAAAGCAAAAGACCGCAAACAAATTATACCCTACAACACAAGTGAATTGTACAGATTATTGACACTTGCAGGTACAGCCTACAAAAATGACGCTTATTTCAAACAAGCCGAAGCTATACCAAAAGATAAAGACACGCAGTTAATTGACCTGCTTTATAAACCCTGA
- a CDS encoding siderophore-interacting protein has product MSETKKELPAIVRGVLAVKNKAYLTPNYIRITLTGDDVPLFAETTPGINNKIFIPPAGVNEIHFPDFNYSTGEWSHAPEHLKPVIRTYTHRAIDVEKKEMTIDFVAHGETGPASAWAIHAKPGDILGILMKAKESILYPKADWYLLAADATGIPVIAAILETLPATATGVAYIEIPTKEDEQELKTNADIQINWIYNAHPGEKTLLADAVRTVKIPQQHNTTRFGYAAAEFSTVKDIRQFLRKEQHWDQSELYAYSYWKLGASEDGSVRARREEHREEK; this is encoded by the coding sequence ATGAGTGAAACAAAAAAAGAATTACCTGCCATTGTCCGCGGAGTATTAGCCGTAAAAAACAAGGCGTATCTCACCCCTAATTATATCCGCATCACCCTTACCGGAGATGATGTACCTCTTTTTGCAGAGACAACCCCAGGGATCAATAATAAAATCTTTATCCCTCCCGCAGGAGTCAACGAGATCCATTTCCCTGATTTCAACTACAGTACCGGAGAATGGTCTCACGCGCCAGAACACTTAAAGCCTGTCATCAGAACTTATACCCACAGAGCTATCGACGTGGAAAAGAAGGAAATGACTATAGACTTTGTTGCACACGGAGAAACCGGTCCTGCATCAGCATGGGCAATCCATGCTAAACCAGGAGATATTCTGGGTATCCTGATGAAAGCAAAAGAATCAATACTTTATCCAAAAGCAGATTGGTATCTGTTAGCTGCCGATGCAACCGGAATACCAGTTATTGCCGCTATACTGGAAACTCTTCCAGCTACCGCAACCGGAGTTGCCTATATTGAAATACCAACAAAAGAAGACGAGCAGGAATTAAAAACCAACGCAGACATTCAGATCAACTGGATTTATAACGCACATCCCGGAGAAAAAACGCTGCTTGCCGATGCCGTACGTACTGTAAAAATACCTCAACAACATAACACAACCCGTTTTGGCTATGCGGCAGCCGAATTTTCAACTGTAAAAGACATTCGTCAATTTCTGCGTAAAGAACAACACTGGGATCAAAGTGAACTATACGCCTACTCCTACTGGAAGTTAGGAGCCAGCGAAGACGGTTCAGTCAGGGCACGACGGGAAGAACACCGGGAAGAAAAGTAA
- a CDS encoding type II toxin-antitoxin system HigA family antitoxin, protein MLKPIRTEEEYDNALAHIYELMQTDIIEGSAVSDELEIMSLLVKDYESVHYPVAYPNPIEAIKFRMEQMNLSENELSALLGTRSRKSEILSGKRKLSLAMIRKLIDILHIPAEVLIQAY, encoded by the coding sequence ATGTTAAAACCAATTAGAACTGAGGAAGAATACGATAATGCTTTAGCTCATATTTATGAGTTGATGCAAACAGATATTATAGAGGGGTCGGCTGTTTCTGATGAGTTGGAAATCATGAGTTTATTGGTTAAAGATTACGAATCAGTTCATTATCCTGTTGCTTATCCAAATCCAATAGAAGCTATAAAATTTCGTATGGAACAAATGAATTTATCTGAAAATGAATTAAGTGCTTTATTGGGAACCCGTTCAAGAAAGTCTGAGATTTTATCAGGAAAACGAAAATTAAGTTTAGCTATGATACGTAAATTGATTGACATACTGCACATTCCTGCTGAAGTCCTCATTCAGGCATATTAA
- a CDS encoding TonB-dependent receptor domain-containing protein, translating to MIKFFTSLGTAMLLCCAIQAQTIKGTVHDKNTGETIIGASISVKEHPGKGVMADAQGKFTLQLQSGETLIVKMIGYKDFQKQYQVIKDGQQINISLEPGVELQEVMVTASLANSRSKKAIGTNIDHINAAGIVATSNPSSLADIVNGRISGAQVYNTNGKVGMPIRFDIRSSATFSMDRDPLIFIDGVRYGSSNTSDINSSQEAMSALNDLPLNDIESIDVIKGPAAAASYGAEAANGVVVIQTKRGLNGKKGIAVNVKYTTGFSELARKYDQFVNNDPLNDFFRKGTEQQLYANVTSQIDENNSIFLSANTNKNAGIVPGNQDNRQTVRTGYDFTKDRFKLSLTAGYVKGKLSIPQSASGRDDAIWNLMRDRTPWPFIAEESWRAIQKEYENDRFTGSLKLAYTFPFEIKAETLVGLDLNRIDGLNYLPYGYLQGTNNTGSKQISNRRNQNMNWDFKLSRNFVFNPKWQLNLSFLSQVTQASEKVTGISVRNFAVPGISNIASAAEILGTTDNTFEKRTHGLYGEAFLSYDNKLFINAGLRRDVSNMIGRNVASIWYPTVSVAYNVAGMDFLKGKVEEWKFRAAYGESGRLPYPGDAQTAYLVENSSFGTIVKPLRKGNPDIKPERTGEFEIGTDVKIFNQKLSFTYYRQYTRDAIVYTTLLPSLGFPSSLSGDYPENIGKIQGQGLEISYNSRVFTSANKKHSLDIYAIFNQQSNKVINSGDKDILSSVNLIRAGLPAFAFYSNLSQGPVFDAKGVYTGAKEGPLQELGKPFPTYNGSLGFGLQLFNNLRIQSLLTYSKGAKVYNISARNVASQGNNYEAKETLKSQLATLTPGTADYISTATALSKVEGVRGDFIQKADFIRLSNLTMSYDLGNWAKRYTKGVLKRCVVSVTGNNLWLTTNYGGAEPQIDSQGGSKRTKGISYLSSDWTAVPAPRTYAFSLNIGF from the coding sequence ATGATTAAATTTTTTACCAGTTTAGGAACAGCCATGCTCCTCTGTTGCGCAATTCAGGCACAGACCATCAAAGGTACAGTACACGATAAAAACACCGGGGAAACCATTATAGGGGCAAGTATTTCCGTAAAAGAACACCCCGGAAAAGGTGTAATGGCAGATGCACAAGGTAAATTCACTTTACAACTGCAATCAGGCGAGACGCTGATCGTGAAAATGATTGGATATAAAGATTTCCAAAAGCAATACCAGGTTATTAAAGACGGTCAGCAAATCAACATCTCCCTGGAACCTGGCGTTGAACTGCAAGAAGTTATGGTTACCGCCAGTTTGGCCAATTCAAGAAGTAAAAAAGCAATTGGAACAAACATCGATCACATTAATGCAGCAGGAATTGTTGCCACCAGTAACCCCTCTTCACTCGCAGACATTGTTAACGGAAGAATCAGCGGCGCACAAGTTTACAATACCAACGGTAAAGTAGGCATGCCCATCCGCTTCGACATCCGTTCGTCCGCCACCTTCAGCATGGATCGTGATCCACTGATTTTTATAGACGGTGTACGTTACGGCAGTAGCAATACCTCAGACATTAACTCTTCTCAGGAAGCCATGAGCGCATTGAACGACTTACCCTTAAATGATATAGAATCTATCGACGTCATTAAAGGCCCCGCAGCAGCAGCCTCTTACGGTGCTGAAGCTGCAAACGGTGTCGTAGTTATTCAAACTAAACGCGGCTTAAACGGTAAAAAAGGAATAGCTGTCAATGTAAAATATACCACAGGATTCAGCGAACTGGCCAGAAAATATGATCAGTTTGTCAATAACGACCCCTTAAACGATTTCTTCAGAAAAGGAACAGAACAACAACTATACGCCAATGTTACTTCTCAAATTGATGAGAATAACAGCATTTTCCTTTCTGCAAATACCAATAAAAATGCAGGTATCGTTCCTGGAAATCAGGATAACAGGCAAACAGTGCGTACAGGGTATGACTTTACAAAAGACCGTTTTAAACTATCGCTTACCGCAGGTTACGTCAAAGGGAAATTAAGTATCCCGCAATCAGCCTCAGGACGTGACGATGCAATCTGGAACCTGATGCGCGACCGTACCCCATGGCCATTTATTGCCGAAGAAAGCTGGCGGGCCATTCAAAAAGAATATGAAAACGACCGCTTTACAGGAAGTTTGAAACTCGCTTATACCTTTCCTTTTGAAATCAAAGCAGAAACTTTAGTTGGCTTAGACCTGAACCGTATCGACGGCTTAAATTATCTTCCTTACGGCTACTTGCAAGGCACAAACAATACCGGAAGCAAGCAAATCAGTAACCGCCGTAACCAGAATATGAACTGGGACTTTAAATTATCCCGCAACTTTGTATTCAATCCGAAATGGCAATTAAACCTGTCCTTCCTCTCTCAGGTTACACAAGCATCTGAGAAAGTTACCGGAATCAGTGTCCGTAACTTCGCTGTTCCCGGAATCAGCAATATCGCTTCCGCAGCAGAAATTTTAGGCACTACAGACAACACCTTCGAAAAGCGCACACACGGATTATATGGAGAGGCCTTTTTAAGCTACGACAACAAATTATTTATCAATGCCGGGCTTAGACGCGATGTATCCAATATGATCGGAAGAAACGTAGCCAGCATCTGGTATCCGACAGTAAGTGTGGCCTATAACGTAGCTGGCATGGACTTTTTGAAAGGAAAAGTAGAAGAATGGAAATTCAGAGCTGCCTATGGAGAATCAGGCCGCTTACCTTATCCGGGTGATGCACAAACCGCTTACCTGGTAGAGAACTCTTCTTTTGGGACTATAGTAAAACCTTTAAGGAAAGGAAATCCGGATATCAAACCAGAACGTACAGGTGAATTTGAAATCGGAACTGATGTAAAAATATTCAACCAGAAATTAAGCTTTACCTATTACAGGCAGTATACCCGTGATGCAATCGTTTATACAACCCTTTTACCTTCACTGGGCTTTCCGTCCAGCTTAAGTGGTGACTATCCTGAAAACATTGGTAAAATACAAGGTCAGGGACTGGAAATTTCTTACAATAGCAGAGTCTTTACCAGTGCAAATAAAAAACACAGTCTGGACATTTATGCCATCTTCAATCAGCAATCTAATAAAGTAATCAATTCAGGTGATAAAGATATTCTGAGTTCGGTGAACCTGATCAGAGCCGGATTGCCAGCATTTGCTTTTTACTCCAACCTTTCCCAGGGCCCGGTATTTGATGCCAAAGGCGTTTATACAGGTGCAAAAGAAGGCCCGCTACAAGAATTAGGTAAACCTTTCCCTACTTACAACGGGTCATTAGGATTTGGCCTGCAACTATTCAACAACCTGCGCATACAATCACTTCTCACCTATTCAAAAGGAGCTAAAGTTTATAATATTTCGGCAAGAAATGTGGCTTCACAAGGAAATAACTATGAAGCCAAAGAAACTTTAAAATCACAATTAGCTACCCTTACACCAGGCACGGCCGATTATATCTCCACCGCTACCGCCCTGTCAAAAGTTGAAGGCGTAAGAGGTGATTTCATCCAAAAAGCAGACTTCATCAGACTAAGCAATTTAACCATGTCTTATGACTTAGGTAACTGGGCAAAACGCTATACAAAAGGGGTATTGAAACGCTGTGTAGTTTCCGTAACAGGAAATAACCTGTGGTTAACTACAAACTACGGCGGCGCTGAACCTCAGATTGATTCTCAGGGTGGAAGTAAAAGAACTAAAGGGATTAGTTACCTGTCTTCAGACTGGACAGCCGTTCCAGCTCCCCGCACTTATGCATTTAGTTTAAATATTGGGTTTTAA